One segment of Panicum virgatum strain AP13 chromosome 3K, P.virgatum_v5, whole genome shotgun sequence DNA contains the following:
- the LOC120699056 gene encoding importin subunit beta-1-like, translating to MDITQILLAAQSPDANLRTVAESNLTQFQEQNLPNFLLSLSVELSNDEKPPESRRLAGIILKNSLDAKDSAKKELLTQHWVSVDPSIKSKIKDSLLVTLGSSVHDARHTSSQVIAKVASIEIPRREWLDLIAKLLGNMTLPGASAPLKQATLEALGYVCEEISPQHLEQDQVNAVLTAVVQGMNQTELSPEVRLAAVKALYNALDFAESNFANEMERNYIMKVVCDTAVSKEVEIRQAAFECLVAIASTYYSHLDYYMQTIFNLTANAVKGDEEPVALQAVEFWSAICDEEIALQDEYEGSDDGNSTIHFRFIEKALPSLVPMLLETLLKQEEDQDQDDNVWNISMSGGTCLGLIARTVGDAIVPLVMPFVQANITKPDWHCREAATFAFGSILEGPSVEKLAPLVQGGLDFLLNTMNDSNSQVKDTTAWTLGRVFELLHSPAGANPIINNSNLPRIMAVLLESSKDVPNVAEKVCGAIYFLAQGYEDAESMSSVLTPYLPNVIAALLSAADRADTTHFRLRASAYEALNEIVRVSNVPETSGIIGQLLQEIMRRLNLTFDLHILSSGDKEKQSDLQALLCGVLQVIIQKLSSTDAKSIIAQTADQLMTLFLRVFACHSSTVHEEAMLAIGALAYATGPDFVKYMPNFFTYLEAGLQNYEEYQVCSISVGVVGDICRALEDKILPFCDRIMTVLLKDLSNSMLNRSVKPPIFSCFGDIALAIGENFEKYLPYAMPMLQGAAELLGTLDQSDDDMVDYGNQLRRGIFEAYSGILQGIKGPKAQLMIPYATHLLQFTEAIFRDRSRDDSVTKAAVAVLGDLADTLGASSKDLFQTHLFHAEFLRECLDLDDEVRETASWAQGMINQAVVS from the exons ATGGATATTACTCAAATTCTGCTAGCTGCTCAATCTCCGGATGCTAACCTTCGAACAGTAGCAGAAAGCAACCTCACACAGTTCCAGGAGCAGAATCTTCCAAACTTCCTCCTCTCCTTATCAGTGGAACTCTCGAATGATGAAAAACCCCCAGAGTCTAGAAGGCTTGCTGGTATTATCCTTAAGAATTCTTTGGATGCAAAGGATTCTGCAAAAAAGGAGCTATTGACTCAGCATTGGGTCAGTGTGGATCCTTCTATCAAATCGAAGATCAAGGACTCGTTGCTGGTAACACTAGGATCTTCGGTGCATGATGCAAGGcatacctcatcacaagttatTGCCAAGGTTGCATCAATTGAGATCCCACGTCGAGAATGGCTAGACCTCATTGCCAAGTTATTGGGAAACATGACACTACCGGGTGCATCAGCTCCTTTGAAGCAAGCAACACTAGAGGCATTGGGGTATGTATGTGAGGAGATTTCTCCGCAGCACTTGGAGCAGGATCAAGTGAATGCTGTTCTCACTGCTGTGGTCCAGGGAATGAACCAGACAGAGCTCAGCCCTGAAGTCCGTCTTGCAGCAGTTAAAGCCCTTTATAATGCTCTTGACTTTGCTGAGAGTAATTTTGCAAATGAAATGGAGAGGAATTATATAATGAAGGTGGTTTGTGACACTGCTGTGTCTAAAGAAGTGGAGATCAGACAGGCTGCATTTGAATGCCTTGTTGCAATTGCATCCACGTATTATTCACACTTAGATTATTATATGCAAACCATATTCAACCTGACAGCTAATGCAGTGAAAGGAGATGAGGAACCGGTTGCACTTCAAGCTGTTGAGTTCTGGAGCGCTATTTGTGATGAAGAGATTGCTCTCCAAGATGAATATGAGGGATCTGATGATGGCAACTCTACTATACATTTTCGCTTTATTGAAAAGGCCCTTCCTTCACTTGTTCCGATGCTGCTAGAAACTCTGTTGAAGCAGGAGGAAGATCAAGACCAAGATGATAATGTCTGGAACATTTCTATGAGTGGTGGGACGTGCCTTGGACTCATTGCTAGAACTGTTGGTGATGCAATCGTCCCTCTGGTCATGCCATTTGTTCAGGCCAACATCACAAAGCCAGATTGGCATTGTCGTGAGGCAGCTACCTTTGCATTTGGTTCTATCCTAGAAGGCCCCTCTGTTGAAAAACTTGCTCCACTGGTCCAGGGTGGTCTTGATTTTTTGCTCAACACAATGAATGATTCAAATAGCCAGGTAAAAGATACTACTGCTTGGACGCTGGGGAGGGTATTTGAGCTCTTGCATTCTCCTGCTGGTGCAAACCCAATTATAAATAATTCAAACCTTCCTCGCATCATGGCTGTGTTGCTTGAGAGTAGTAAAGATGTTCCAAATGTGGCGGAGAAAGTCTGTGGAGCTATTTATTTTCTGGCCCAAGGTTATGAAGATGCAGAGTCCATGTCTTCTGTGCTCACACCTTATCTACCTAATGTCATTGCTGCTCTTCTTTCTGCTGCGGATCGTGCTGATACCACCCATTTCAGGCTTCGTGCTTCTGCTTATGAAGCACTGAATGAGATTGTTAGAGTCAGCAACGTACCTGAAACTTCAGGCATTATAGGGCAGCTACTGCAGGAGATCATGAGAAGATTAAACCTTACATTTGATCTCCATATACTTTCTTCTGGTGACAAAGAGAAGCAAAGCGACCTTCAGGCTTTGCTGTGTGGTGTACTCCAAGTCATCATCCAGAAACTGAGCAGCACAGATGCAAAGTCCATAATTGCCCAGACTGCTGATCAGCTGATGACTCTGTTTCTGCGGGTCTTTGCCTGCCACAGTTCTACTGTGCATGAAGAAGCTATGCTTGCTATTGGTGCTCTTGCCTATGCTACTGGTCCAGATTTTGTGAAATACATGCCTAACTTCTTCACGTACCTGGAAGCTGGCTTGCAGAATTATGAAGAGTACCAAGTGTGCTCCATCTCTGTAGGAGTGGTGGGTGATATTTGCCGTGCCTTGGAAGATAAAATTCTGCCTTTCTGTGATCGAATTATGACTGTTCTTCTTAAGGATCTATCAAACTCTATGCTCAATCGGTCTGTGAAGCCTCCGATTTTCTCATGCTTTGGAGATATAGCGCTTGCTATTGGTGAGAATTTTGAGAAATACCTGCCATATGCTATGCCTATGCTTCAGGGAGCTGCTGAACTCCTTGGTACACTTGATCAGAGTGATGATGATATGGTTGATTATGGCAACCAGCTCAGAAGGGGGATTTTTGAGGCGTACTCTGGTATACTCCAGGGTATCAAGGGCCCAAAAGCACAGTTGATGATCCCATACGCAACCCATCTACTGCAGTTCACTGAAGCTATCTTCAGAGATAGGAGCAG GGATGATAGTGTGACGAAGGCTGCAGTTGCTGTCCTCGGGGATCTTGCTGACACACTTGGCGCGAGCTCAAAGGATCTGTTCCAGACCCACCTCTTCCATGCTGAGTTCTTGAGAGAGTGCCTTGACTTGGACGATGAAGTTCGGGAGACTGCGTCATGGGCTCAGGGGATGATAAACCAAGCGGTGGTCTCTTAA